The genomic window CGTCGTGTTGCGCGAAGCCGAGATCGAGTCCGCGTTGAACGAGAAGCTCCTCGTCGATGAGCCGGTTCAGTACCAGCGTACGGTCGCCCGGCTGCAACTGATTACGGCGGTCCTGCGCCAACGCCGCCAGCACACGTTCGTAGTCGGCCGCGGCGATCGATACGCCGTTGACGCGGGCAACGATCCCTGCCGGCAGGGCCGTGCCGCCGGAGGCGCCCGGACCGATCAGTCCCCACGCGGCCATGATCATCCCGGCAGCGGCGCCGGCCGCCAGCACCAGCAGCGGACGGCGCCCGGAAGCGTCGTGCGGCTCAGGCTCCATTCGCAACCGCGAGGTAGATGGGCGACGACCACGCCCGTTCCTCGTTCTCCGCCAGGCAGTCGTCGTCGAACGGCGTACGGTAGTCGCCGTAACACGGCGACGCAACCACGCAGTTGCCCTGGCTATCGTACTTGCATCGCAGGTTGGCGGCGTTCACCGCCGGCGACGGCTCCTGAACGGCGCGCACGTAGTAGGTGGCCGGCCGGCCACCGGCGACGAAGTCCGGGTCAGTGAACTCGACCTCGCAACCCGCAGGGTCGGCCGCGCATTGAATCGTTCGCCACGGGTCCTCGATAAGATTGCCAACCGATTCGCCCGGCCGCACTTGCGGCCGAATCCGCACCACCTCGATGCGCGCGATCGACTTGCGTTCGTCGCTCGGGTTGTAGCACTCGCCGCGGCAGAGGTGCTCCATACGTTCCGCGCTGAGCGCGTTACGCACGTAGTCGGGACAGCCCGGCCGCTGCTTGAAGGCACCGACCGCGCGCACGCGAAAGCGCGGCGGCTCGGTCAGGCGGGCCTCCGAACCCATGGGCTGGACACCGCTCGGACCGTTGAGGAGGTCGAACCATAGCAGCAGCCTGTCGCCGCTGGTGCCGTACACTTCGCGCCGCTTCAACGCGTTCCAAACCGCGTCTCGATCGCGACCGTCGGCGTGTACGGCGACGAGACCGCCCGTCAGGAAGAAAGACGCCTGCCGTTCGGTATCCAGCATGGCGAAACCGGGCAGGGTGCTGACGGCCGGATCGAACGGCACCGACTCCGGCGACGACGAGGCTTCCGGCCCGAGCACGCGTCGCCGCCAGGCGGCACTGCGCGCCCCGGTCGCTTCGGTCATGCGCCGGCGGGCGAACTCCTTGAACCCGGTGCCCGGGCGGGCCTTGTGGTTGTCGCTCGACGCGATGAAGCCGAAACGAAAACGGCGCGGATCGCCCGGATCGTCGAAGTTACTTATGGCCAGGGTATACTGCGCCGAACTCGCGGGACGGTAACTGAACGCGGGGTTGAAGCAGTCGCGACACTGGCCACAGTCCTTCCAGTCCGCCACCGTCGCGCCGGGCACCGTGCGGAACCCCGAGACACCGGCGGCAAGGTAGTTGGCGCGGGCCGCCGCGACCCGCCGTTCGCACTCCGCCGCCGGCACGTCGCCGCAGCGCCCACGGATGAGCTCGCCGGCTTGCCAGCAGCACGGCAGGTAGTTCCGGCTCGGAGCCGGACAGGTTGCCTGGCCGGCGGCGTCGAAGGTCACCGGACGCCAGTCGCGGTACTCCTCGGAATTGCCGTGACCGGAGAACACCTCGATCAGCGTCTGCTTCTCTGGATCGTGTTGGGCTGCCGTGAGCTGCTTATCCCAGGAGGCATCCGGCGGCGTGTAGAAACCCCAGGTCGTACCGTGCGGAATCACCAACGTGTCGAAGCCCAGTTGGGAGAGCTTTTCGTAAAGCACCTGTGGGGTCTGGGCGCGCTCGTGGCAGGACGCCGGTAGCTGCCTGGCATCCACCCCCTCCGCGCACGTCGGCACTTCCCGGCGCTCGGTAAGGAAGGTGGCAAGGTCGTAGTAGCGCTGCCGATTCGACCAGTCGAACAGCGGGAACTGCAGGCGCTGCCAGAGCGACGGCGGCTGGAGCAGTGCGCCGACCAGGCGTGGGCTGATGGCGCTGATCGGCCGGGCCGGCACCTTGTCTTCGGCGGTGTCCTTGAAGATCACGTTCTTGTGGCCGTAGTGCTCTGCGGCAGTGTTGCCTACTTGAGTCCACTCCCAACCCAGGAATGCCACCGTATCGGGGTTTGCCGGGTCCCCCGATACGGCGTTGCACTGGCGGATCGACTCCTTCGTCTCCTCCCAGTGCCGCGGGGTAATACCCTCCGCATGGTCGTTGATGCTCCAGAAGTCGAGGGCAGCGCAGAAACGGGCGAAATCGCAGGCGTCGGCCGGAGGATGACTGCCCTCGCCCTGCAGCATCGGCAGGCTTATCATGA from Candidatus Binatia bacterium includes these protein-coding regions:
- a CDS encoding DUF3604 domain-containing protein is translated as MRTRTWAWTALFFMALVGCEGRHEGPGEVTRATVPPAAVAARGNGDRAALARLAPGARPQQVLFGDLHVHTTFSVDAFMISLPMLQGEGSHPPADACDFARFCAALDFWSINDHAEGITPRHWEETKESIRQCNAVSGDPANPDTVAFLGWEWTQVGNTAAEHYGHKNVIFKDTAEDKVPARPISAISPRLVGALLQPPSLWQRLQFPLFDWSNRQRYYDLATFLTERREVPTCAEGVDARQLPASCHERAQTPQVLYEKLSQLGFDTLVIPHGTTWGFYTPPDASWDKQLTAAQHDPEKQTLIEVFSGHGNSEEYRDWRPVTFDAAGQATCPAPSRNYLPCCWQAGELIRGRCGDVPAAECERRVAAARANYLAAGVSGFRTVPGATVADWKDCGQCRDCFNPAFSYRPASSAQYTLAISNFDDPGDPRRFRFGFIASSDNHKARPGTGFKEFARRRMTEATGARSAAWRRRVLGPEASSSPESVPFDPAVSTLPGFAMLDTERQASFFLTGGLVAVHADGRDRDAVWNALKRREVYGTSGDRLLLWFDLLNGPSGVQPMGSEARLTEPPRFRVRAVGAFKQRPGCPDYVRNALSAERMEHLCRGECYNPSDERKSIARIEVVRIRPQVRPGESVGNLIEDPWRTIQCAADPAGCEVEFTDPDFVAGGRPATYYVRAVQEPSPAVNAANLRCKYDSQGNCVVASPCYGDYRTPFDDDCLAENEERAWSSPIYLAVANGA